Genomic segment of Prochlorothrix hollandica PCC 9006 = CALU 1027:
TTGACCACCAGGAGCCGAGAGCGATCGCGGGGCACCACTGGGTTTTGGGCAATACGGTCTGGGGGCAGAAGATAGTCATAGGAGCTGAGCTGGCTATCTATGGGTTGGGGTGCGATCGAAAAAGCCATGGAATCGCGGATGAAACTAGCTCCCCACTATACAGGGTGTTTGGGAATAGGATCCTGGGAACCAAATACGGGGAACAGGATTGACCGATAGGTACTCGGCAATTCCTATCAGTATTCCAGTAGAATCAACCTAAGGCTGAGCCTTGGGTTTGACCTGGGGGCTTCCCTATGGGCTGTAGGGTCGTAAATACTTGGCTGTGAATATTTTGCTGTGAATACTTTGCCGTGAATACTTGGCTGTGAATATTTTGCCGTGAATACTTTGCCGTGAATACTTTGCCGTGAATACTTTGCCGTGAATACTTTGCCGTGAATACCTTGCCGTGAATACCTTGTTAATTGCAGGAACCGATCCCCAGGTGGGCCAAAGGTCTCTTGCTCAGATCCTCCAAGCCTATGGCGCTGCCCAGAATGCCGGTATCCAGGGTTCCGGTATCCAGGGTTCCGCTGTCCAGAATTCCGCTGTCCAGAATTTCGCTGTCCCCACTCTGATTTCCCTCGATGCTCCCGTGGCTCTAGCACAACTGTGGCAGACGCTAGAGCAAGCACCCACAGCACCAGAGCAGGCAATAGAGGAACGGGATCCAACACAGGCAGAACGTTGCAAGACGATGCCCCTGTTATGGCGCTTTATCGTGGCGGACATGGGGTTTGGGGACTTAGTGGCCCCAGAAACGACCGTGGCAGATTTGGCCTGGGATTGGCGGTTGCCCGTCGTCTTGGTGGTGCCCGTGCGATCGGGGTGCCTAGGACAGGCCATTGCCCACCGAGCCTTAGCCCAGCAAAGTCGGTGTCACATCAAAGGATTTGTCCTAGCCTGTCCCTCAGAGGAGGCATGGCAACAGCGGGAAGAGTGGGCCAATCCTTGGTTAGTCCAACGCATGACCCAAACACCGGTGTTGGGCTATTTACCCCCCGACTTAGGGTCTAAGGATGCGACGGAGTGGGTTACGATCGCCGCTAACCTACAGTTAGAACGCTTTCTACCCCTGAACCCAGAGGGCCGTCTGTCCTAGGGCTGTCCTCGTTCTTTCCCCTGCTCTCACCTTTGGTTCCTATCCTATGGCTGTTTATCCCCCTCCTCGGCGACTGTTGCAATCCCTAACCCTCAAGGTCTGGCTGGCAACCGTGGGCAGTCTAACCCTTGGACTCACCCCAGTCCTGCCTACCTTAGGCCAAACCCCCGCCCCCTTATCCCCCACCCCCTCAGCCCCCCAACCCATTAGCCCTGCCATTGAGGTGGGCATTGTTCAGCGCTTTGGTCAAAAGCCCACGGATAAATTGACCCTAGAAGCCCTGGGAGGGGATCAGCTCACCTTAGAATTTGCCACGGGGGGGCGATCGGAGACCGTGCGATCGCGGCAGGTGACCCTCGATATTGTCATGGAACCCCTAGCCGAGCCACAACTCCAGGAACGGGTTGTCCTCAGCAGCCACCGCAGTTTTGAAAGTGCCGAGGATAGCGGCAACCAATGGCGTAGCCGAGGGATTGAGGTGGAATTGGCCCAGCCGGGAACGTGGCAAGTATGGGCTAAGGGGGATGTCTATAGCACCCCCTTGCTGCGGCGGTTACTGGTGGAAAAC
This window contains:
- a CDS encoding AAA family ATPase, translating into MNTLLIAGTDPQVGQRSLAQILQAYGAAQNAGIQGSGIQGSAVQNSAVQNFAVPTLISLDAPVALAQLWQTLEQAPTAPEQAIEERDPTQAERCKTMPLLWRFIVADMGFGDLVAPETTVADLAWDWRLPVVLVVPVRSGCLGQAIAHRALAQQSRCHIKGFVLACPSEEAWQQREEWANPWLVQRMTQTPVLGYLPPDLGSKDATEWVTIAANLQLERFLPLNPEGRLS